A window of Salarias fasciatus unplaced genomic scaffold, fSalaFa1.1, whole genome shotgun sequence contains these coding sequences:
- the LOC115384502 gene encoding BRICHOS domain-containing protein 5-like — MVRCWQRSEEAQSADGGPDVPRWSHYFPLKAFWVSLSAFLLLLVVTLLLTLLPQPHAQPSHTVRISASDQTGAPINQSAVVDQQNDVVVFSVTSSANRTSTVLFDVKHGLVCYKPVHQDSCFLRQMEQSDYDNVNSLLQQAAPQQSQIQLSGKDMQRQTEFLGVLAASQVNVSSLEEPLQALCQDRPVHWTRRAEGPGKQRLVYFCIDICFPSNICVSVCFYYLPE; from the exons ATGGTGAGGTGCTGGCAGCGATCGGAGGAAGCACAGAGCGCG GATGGGGGTCCTGACGTCCCCCGCTGGTCCCACTACTTCCCACTCAAGGCGTTCTGGGTCAGCCTCTCggccttcctgctcctgctggtcgTCACCCTCCTCCTGACGCTGCTGCCTCAGCCCCACGCTCAG CCGTCACACACTGTGAGGATCTCCGCCTCCGATCAGACCGGCGCTCCGATCAACCAGTCGGCCGTCGTGGACCAGCAGAACGACGTGGTGGTGTTCTCCGTGACCTCGTCGGCGAATCGGACGTCCACCGTGCTCTTCGACGTGAAACAC GGTTTGGTTTGTTACAAGCCGGTGCATCAGGACAGCTGCTTCCTGCGGCAGATGGAGCAGTCGGACTACGACAACGTGAACTCCCTCCTGCAACAGGCTGCTCCCCAG CAGAGCCAGATCCAGCTGTCTGGGAAGGACATGCAGAGGCAGACGGAGTTCCTGGGAGTCCTGGCAGCCAGCCAGGTCAacgtgtcgtcgctggaggagccTCTGCAGGCCCTGTGTCAGGACAGGCCGGTGCACTGGACCAGGAGGGCCGAGG GTCCTGGTAAACAGCGGCTGGTCTACTTCTGCATCGACATCTGCTTTCCCAGCAACATCTGCGTGTCCGTGTGTTTCTACTACCTGCCAGAGTGA
- the LOC115384501 gene encoding target of rapamycin complex subunit lst8, producing the protein MNVNQGTVGSDPVILATAGYDHTVRFWQAHSGICTRTVQHQDSQVNSLEVTPDRSMIAAAGYQHIRMYDLNSNNPNPVINYDGVSKNITSVGFHEDGRWMYTGGEDCMARIWDLRSRNLQCQRIFQVNAPINCVCLHPNQAELIVGDQSGVIHVWDLKTDHNEQLIPEPEVSINSVHIDPDASYMAAVNSSGNCYVWNLAGGLGDEVTQLIPKTKIPAHKRYSLRCKFSPDSTLLATCSADQTCKIWRTSNFSLMTELSIKSNNPGETSRGWMWDCAFSGDSQYIVTASSDNLARLWCVETGEIKREYSGHQKAVVCLAFNDSVLG; encoded by the exons ATGAACGTGAACCAGGGGACGGTGGGCAGCGACCCGGTGATCCTGGCCACGGCTGGATATGATCACACGGTCCGCTTCTGGCAGGCCCACAGCGGGATCTGCACCCGGACGGTCCAGCACCAGGACTCT CAAGTCAATTCGCTGGAGGTCACGCCTGACAGGAGCATGATCGCAGCTGCAG GTTATCAGCACATCCGCATGTACGACCTGAACTCCAACAACCCAAACCCCGTCATCAACTACGACGGCGTCAGCAAGAACATCACGTCGGTCGGCTTCCATGAAGACGGCCGCTGGATGTACACGGGAGGGGAGGACTGCATGGCTCGCATCTGGGACCTGAG GTCAAGAAATCTTCAGTGTCAGAGGATTTTCCAAGTCAACGCCCCCATTaactgtgtgtgtcttcatccCAATCAG GCAGAGCTGATTGTTGGAGATCAGAGCGGAGTGATTCATGTCTGGGACCTCAAGACCGACCACAACGAGCAGCTCATCCCCGAGCCGGAAGTCTCCATCAACTCGGTGCACATCGACCCGGATGCCAGTTACATGGCAGCCGTCAACAGTTCG GGGAATTGCTACGTGTGGAATCTCGCTGGAGGCCTCGGAGATGAAGTGACTCAGCTCATTCCTAAAACTAAGATCCCCGCACACAAACGCTACTCCCTCCGCTGCAAGTTCAGCCCCGATTCCAC ATTGTTGGCCACTTGCTCCGCCGACCAGACCTGTAAGATCTGGAGGACGTCCAACTTCTCCCTCATGACGGAGCTCAGCATCAAGAGCAACAACCCCGGGGAGACGTCCAGAGGCTGGATGTGGGACTGCGCCTTCTCTGGAGACTCGCAGTACATCGTGACTG CGTCTTCAGACAACCTGGCTCGCCTGTGGTGCGTGGAGACGGGCGAGATCAAGAGGGAGTACAGCGGCCACCAGAAGGCCGTGGTGTGTCTGGCCTTTAACGACAGCGTGCTCGgctga